A stretch of DNA from Dioscorea cayenensis subsp. rotundata cultivar TDr96_F1 chromosome 4, TDr96_F1_v2_PseudoChromosome.rev07_lg8_w22 25.fasta, whole genome shotgun sequence:
aataagaaaaaaaggcaAGCTTACAAGAAATTTTgctaatttaacaaaataaaatgaaataaaaatatatacctgATGAGAAGGCGCCATACTTCTTTAGTTACCATTTTATAACCAAAATATACGAGTCGGAGACAAAGACTTCAACcaatttcatatctttataaaaaGTTCTcttaaattctttcttttttaaaaaaaaatcacaatagtATACTTTCAAGTAGTGAGGTCTTTTATGGGATAAATATGCAACACAGATAAGCCAGGTACACCTCAACACGTATCCATGCATAACTCAAATTACAATTACGCCACGAAAACAATGCAGGCATTAGATACCAATCAGTACAAGGAATGAGGCGATACTCCACGGTCTTATACAATGTACAAACAGAAAAAAGTACTGTAGATACCATAGATATAGGTTACTGAATATGCAATCCAAAAAATCAAACCTTATGaacacattaccaaaagaaaagcaaagaaaaccTATGTAGTGGCTCTTACACTTCCAAATCACAGGTTTGGTAGACAAAATTCTCAAGGCTGATGCAGCTTTATTCTATTTATAACATGGAAGATGGGGCTGCTTTGCTTCCTCTTCAAAATCCCATCAATAGATTGTTTAAAGCCGAATGTATTCACAAACTTCATTGTAAATCAGTAGGATAGGAAGTCATCATTTGCTGTATGTGACCAGTACTCTTTGACAAGCTCCGCAAATAGAGACCCATctgttttcattaatttcatCGGCTCATCATACTCTATTGTTTTCCCTGAAAGCAATAAAAGTTCATTGAATTAGAAATCCTTGTAACTCCTAGAGAAAATCAAAGACATAAGTCTGAAATTCATCCCTGTGACTAAGCTCAATTCTATAGGTTAGGATTGCCAAAGTCTAACTGTACTAAATTTAGAGGTTTGAAGCAGGCAATCATGAGTAGAGAAGGTTTATGATAAGTGATAACAGACCAATAACATTAAAATACTAGAAGGCAAGAATTTTTACAAACTAGATGAAGGATAACAAACAAATCAATCCTTCAATTTAACTCTTAAGCACACCTAAAGAATCACAGCAATCATacttagaagaaaaaagataatCACACCTAAAACTATAGCAATAagctgaaaaaaatttaaaaaaaatcattgattgaTTTCCTAATAaaatttgtatcttttattttattttaaaagatcaaCATTGACTTGACcacggttcggttccggttccaATACAATTCCGGTTCCAGTTTGGTCCTAAATAGTTTAgttctaattaattaaaatatatcaaaaagttatgatatatattattttttatataaaaaataaaaatagaactgGACCAaacggttcggttccggtttgtTTCGGGTTCTGGTTTTCAACTCAAAAGAACCTTAACTAGAACCTTAAAGTTCCACTTCAAGGTTTTGGTTTGGAACCGGAAACCGGAACCGTTTTTAAGGTTCTAGTTTTGGTTCTGTTCCAATAGTGCCCGGTTCTGACTTGATTCTACAGTTCTAGATCAGCAGTTTTATTTAAGCAAAGTTTACTCTCAAATACGAAAGAATTACTTCAATTAAAACTTATCAAAACTTCTAAACTAATTGACAAACTCTACTTATGATAAAATTCAGAACAAATCCCATAAGATTTGACACATTTATGCATGCCAAAAGctcaaattaccaaaatacgcCTTAAAACTTGAATGCATAACATTAACTTTTAGACACCTCTAAACCTAAACCACaccaaataataatagcaaACATATGTTCTGCATCATACTCCCGAGCTCAAGATGATCGACTTTAGTGAGTTAAAAGGAAGTTTTTACTTCTCAAAGAGATCAGTTGTTCAAATCATGACAAGAGAAGTGTCAATATCAGAGTCAACCAAATCTATAGCATAGTATGGAtggttttcatcatttttgtcttctttataTCATAATGATTAATCATCTTGTTCTTATACAATAAGTATATAGTAAATTAGATCTTGTTAGACATAGGTATACCATATGCCATTTTCCACCGCATCTGAAATAAGCCCTTACTGTCGGATTCCTTTTTTAGTATTTATCTAGGGAacatatttttggattgttagGATATAATTAGCTTGAGgaaaaaaattagtgttttgatttgatGGCTTTCACCAAGCATTTTAACAAATGATACCTTGGTTTGGCAagaaatttttatgattaatgtTTGTAGCTATTCCTTGATATCTTTAGCTACTTGAAAAGCATGATCTAAACTAAGTAATGTTTGTCAAAGTAATTTTCTCCCCATATCAAATCCTAAGCCTGATTTGTAGCTAATGTATGATGAGAGGCTTCAATTATTTGACTCTTGAGTTTTGAGTTCATCAAATCTTCATATGTATTCAATGACAGTTGTACTGCCTTGGTTTAAGTTGACAGTTGTTCACAAATTCGTTAATGGTAGTTAGATGGCGTGTGCTTTTCACaaagttttgttttcatatcTATGTCCAAGAAGCGCTCGACCAAGTCTTCAAACATCAGATCAATCCCATGATACTTTTGCTAGCCTCATAAACTTCAACTTAGCAAATTGGCCTCTTCTTCCATCAGACATGTCATACCAATTAAATTATTCTTCAATTGCAAACAATCAATCAAAAGCTTGTAGGATGAAGTTTGCCATCAGAATCTGGTGCATTAAACTTCACTCTTTCGGTCATATATCTTATAGTATCTTGTAATTTATGGGCTCTCTTTCTAAAAAATTCTATGGTCCACTCtgttaaaaaaacatgggataCTTGACACAGTCCGTTAGTTCTAACCTCTTGCTCTTGCAAAATGAAGAGTCAGATTGTTGATCTATAACACCTCTCCTTTTAGTTCAATAGTCTTCTTGGCTTCATTATCAActccacttgattctccaataAAATTAGTTGTAGAGTTGGTCATTATTTGGGATGCCTTTGATGCTACATCTTCCAAAAGAGCATTGAGATCATCCTTCTGTTCGGCCAATCTCAGTAACATCTTATCATGTTGAAGATCAGTTCACATCCTTTGATATATTTTTCCCGTGCAGGTAAACATTGTGCCAGATCTTGATCAAAAACTGATGCAGGATAGGTTAGTGAATTACAACTAGGGTTGCAAATGAAACAAGCCGCCCGCCAGCTGTTCGTCGAAACTCAATTTGAAAAATACTTAGCCATTAAGTAAATGAGCCGAGCTCAATCTTGACATTTGAGCTTGAATAATTAATCGAGCCGAGCTCAAGCCATATACTGCTCGGCTCAGCTCGGTTAAGGCTCGCAAGCCTAGAAACGAGCCTTCTGAACAAGCTTGTTGATGAGACTCCCTAACGAGCTTGCTGATGATGAGCCTACTTAACGAGCTTGTTGACGAACGGCACGAACCTACTAATGAGTAGGTTAAAAAAGCCTAATAGTAAGCTTACTTGTGAGCCACTAAACGAGCCTACTATATAGCAAGGCTATAAATGAACTAATGTGTTAGTTAAAAGCCCAAAGGCTCTGGACATTTAGGGCTCGGTTTGCTTATTAAGGTGATTTCTAAGCTCACAAGGTAGACAAGCGGAACTTGAACACCACTACGCTTGGCTTGTTAAGGCTCGTGAACCACTCATTTATAGTAttattaaaagctcgtttataagaATCGTTAAGATGCTCATTTATATTATCGTTAACAAGCTCATTTATAATACAAGAATTATCTATAATACCAGTCATAAGCTCATTTATATAAAAGTATTTATAGAATTGTTTATAGTAATATTAAATGGTTATTTATGGggatcattaataataatctgttacaaaaatattacacGTCATTTTagtataaatttaatcaaaagataagattaatttataagttttattataagaaggttaatatatttttttaaacaatatatgttttaaaataaaaaaataatgtattatttatgaaaaaaatgactGAGCTTTATCAAGCTAATGAGCAAAATCTGAGCCTCAAATTTTTATGAAGCTCTAAGTATGCTCGAAGTATGCAGTATGCTCAAGCTAGGCTCGGGCTCGTGTGAAACTCAAGCTCAACCCAGGATTGGTTAAAGTAGCCTCAAGCTtggctcgagctcggttaaaatagaggcaagccaagcttgagcatGGCCAAGCTCGCCTCGGTTCATTTGAAGCCTTAAACACAACTAGCTAGGATTTCTAGGCAAACAGACTTATGAAGCTAGGTAAtcacaattaaaataaacaaattaattaactgattaaaaaatcacaattcaAAATGTAGCATTAAGGTAAGAATCCTAAGAATGATTCAACGATTGATTTCCTAAGAAGATTTCTCTCTCTTCTACAAAAATTAGAGATCTTATTAAGCAACTTATGATTTCAAACATGATAAGAATTATTTAAACTACAACTTATATAGCTTGCAGACTTCCCAAGAAACTCAACAtacaataaaatttgaaacaaacCTACCACATTTGCATACTTATGCAGACCAAAAACGTAGATTATCAAATATCTCTAACACAGACGCACATATCATCTTGATTTTTAGACAACTTCTAAACCTGAAAATATTATTAGACAAGACTTTTTACAAACTATAACATGTGAGAGCCTGTTTGTCAATGTGAGATTATTGATCATGTCTAACAAAATCAAAGACATTCTTGTTACAATATGATTAAGACAAAGTTGACATTATGGCACACATGATAACATGTTAAGCGACAAGGAGTATGAGTAAAATAAACTCATACCAAAACCTAGCATGGCAAACATTTTGTAGCTGGCCAGAAACCAGAAAGGTCACAAGAGTATGGTAATAGGATATGGTTGACTATCATATTGAAGAAGTCCAACTCAAGCAGTCAAGCTATTAAGTATGCCCATGCCTATTAAACCATGTGCAAACTTAATTAAGTTGACAAAGATTTATCATGGGATTTATCATGATTAGCAAGGGAATGGACCAACTAACTTCTTCAAGGACAATGCAAGATTGTGATAATAGAAATCTGATCAAAATTGCAATAAGATAGATGACAGCATCACTAGGTGAAAATTTGATATCCCTCACAGTaggaaactaaaaaaaatgtcTACAAGCAAAAAACCGAAATAAGTCATCACGGACATCTACTTTAGTTCATTGAAATTGCAAGCCCATTCAACCCAaatagtaaaaaagaaaaatcaaaactctTCTGACCTTTAACAACCAACTACCTACCACATGTGATTAGCAAGGTGCATCCAAGAACAATGCGATTTAACAGAAAATTCTAAAAATGTGAAATTGGTTGTGATTGAAGCAAGGAGTCTTGgatgaaaaatcaagaaaatataaaggcAATTCACATCAAAAGCTGTTAAAGAATGGACAGAGAGAATGGTGATGCTTGTCCAATTATAATTTAACCATTAActtattaaaatattagtttACTGTTCATGTAATAAGTATAAGATTACATATCTCTGCCAGTACCCTTCTCTTGGTGTCTTTTATCAACTAAAGATTTAATTCTTAAACTTTTAGAATGTAAACTTAATGCTAAATTATTGTGATAAGGCTACATAGCTTAGCATGACCATGTGTGTGAAACAGCATAAGTAATGGTTTAAGTTAAACATGATGCGGAGTACGTGCGCGCAAAATTTGATTGCATATTTTGTTCTTAAACTGGCATACTATCAAAGGACACAGAGAAAGGAGTGAAACTCACCATCAGCAATAGCAAGCACCCTTGTGCAGTCCATCACTGTTGGAATCCTATGTGCAACTGTAATAactgtgcaatctgcaaattcTGTTCGAATAGTCTTTTGAAGGATAGCATCTGTCGCATTATCAATGGATGCAGTAGCTTCATCAAGAACTAATATCCGACTTTTTCTTAGTAGGGCTCGCCCCAAACAAAACAACTGCCGTTGCCCCATGCTCCAGTTTGAACCATCTTCTACGACTGAATTAAACAGTTAATAACAAGCATGCCCAATTTATCAAAGGTTCACAGTAAATGAAAACAAGATAGAAGTAAAGTGCACAGGAAACCTTACCCAGTGAGTCCAAACCCTCTTCCTTGTCTTGTACAGCTTCCTTTAGCTGGCATTTCTCCAAAACCTGTaaaataagtgaaaaaaattattatatcatcAACGGTAGTGATAAAAtaggcaaaaataaaatataatattaacaataataacaacaacaataataaccaTATCAAGAATGCCTGCACAAAAGAGTTCCCAAAAGGTCCAGTCCCAAAATTAATACCATATATCTAAAAGCTTCAATTTGTCCAAAAACCAATCATTTCATGTAGgcatccaaacaaacataaaacaaatagtCTAATAGAAATCCCAAACACATTTGTGAGGCTCATCTCTTGATAAGGATTAGGTGTCGTTTATTTAGAGGTAGTAACTAAATAATTGCTATAACTATTATATTACAGATgcacctaaaaaaaaattattccttCTACAATTCCAGGTTAGTAAATAATACCTCCCATATCTGCCGATCTGTATGCTGTCCTAAAGGGTCCAAATTGAATCTGATTGATCCATTAAATAGTGTTGGATCTTGAGGAATGATTCCGAAACGTGACCTAAGATCATGGAGTCCAATTATTGCAATGTCAATATCATCTATAATAATTCTTCCTCCAACTGGTTCAACAAGGCGAAACAACGCACTTATTAGCGTTGTTTTCCCACTTCCAGTCCGTCCAACTATTCCAATCTTGTGCCCCCCTTCAAATGTGCAGTTaattccctgaagaacaagggGAGTATCCGGTCTATATTGTATCTGTTTTACAGAGGTTTATTAGAATCACAAGCTTTCTGCCTAGtagatttaaaataatttgtagGATGTAAGAAACAAGATATAATAAGATCTACCTTCAAATCCAGGAGTTCTACTTTACCAATAGCAGGCCAAGTAGGTGGAGGTCGATTGGCTTCAATCACTTCTGGGGACTCACTCGATATGTGCATGTATTGATTTAGCCTTTCTACAGAGATGATGTAATTTGCCAGTGTGCATTGATTTTGACTTGAGAAGACGAGAGACATATTTAGTGAAAAGCCATATGACAATGCCATTCCCACAAATCCTGCATTTAAAATATGAAGCCAGGtatttaatattagaaaaatccTGCATcaaatgaaaatgtaaaacCCAAAAGAGATGCATGATAAAAGGGAACAAAGTGGCATCAAGTCATAAAAGAATGAATCATTGTGTCCCCATGCTAACATAAGGCCAGCTCTCATGCAAAATTGAGGGAAAGCTAAGTACATCTTTATATCGCTAACTTTACTATTGTATCTAATTATACCAATGGAAGTAGGTCATATTTGTctgtaatataaaaaaaaacacttaatatttaagtatataaatCCTGAGTAAGGAACCCATACacaatctttaaaaataatatagcaCAAAATGACTCTCAGGTGTTTGTATgtattactaattaattttgCATTGAGAAGACAAAAAAGACATTGAATTATAACCGCATAAAATTGTTTCCTGTCTATATCCTTAAGCAATTATGGTTTTCTCAATTAGATAAGCAGTCAAAATCTTATTCTTAGATAAAGGCATCTGGTAGATTAAAATGCCACATCTCATGCATATAAGCACAAATAAGTTGAGGTCAAACTCTTTGAAACaggaaaaaaattctttgtCCAAGCCAGATAGAatgtacaaaaaaataaataaataaactggaTTTCATCATAAGTGCTATACTAAAAGCATTCTGCACATGGCCTAGTTAAATAATGCTCCAACAAATGTCAAAGTGTCTAGCTAATAAGATTTAGAGAAGAAAACtgaaacaagaacaaaattaaGGAAAACTGGGAAACGGTTCTAGAATCTTTTGACCCATATCATTCTTGAATCTATCCAAACTGTAATATTCCCATCTACTATATATCACAAAATTTAACTATTAAAGTAAAAtctacaatttaaatattttaattaatgagaaATAAAGAAtctgtattttaaaatatcttgcATTGTTTGGCTCTGATGGAGAGAAGAACCTATAATTAGCTTCGGGAAATTTCCAAAAACAGATTCTTCCCCAACTAACGAAGAGATCTTGCCGTGACTATGGGGTCGCTTCTGTAACTGGATAACCAGGAAACTTATCTCCCACCCTTCCTCTATAGGCCAAGTCTGAATCCATAATGATGGACTAGTTGCGGATATATCACACAGAGCAATGGGGACTTGGACATCATTTTCCAAATGGAACTGTTTTGCTAGAGGGGACAGCAGCGGCCATGCATTGATTATTGCATGTGTTGTTTTGATGCATTTGCCAGCTATCTTTCCATTATTTACAATTGTTTCCTACTATCtacaatcattttatttttgaagaaaatgaaaggaaaactAGCAAATTGTTCATGAATGAAGGACTATAAGCAATAAACAACTCACCAGAATTTAATGTTCCTGGAGGAAGCAAAGCCATAACAAGGGCTGATGTAGAAAGAACAGCAGCACCCATGGTCTCTAATCGTTGTATCAACCATTCACTTGCTGCAAAATTGTGGAAGAATGGGCTAGCATTCTTGTCAATGAGCTCCAGATTTTTGGCAAAGAACCTATCTTCCACTTCGAAAGCTCTTATTGTTATTGCGCCTGATACAGTTTCAGCTAGATGGTTAGCCACAAGAGATTTTGTCGTGCCATTGATCCGCATCAACTCTTTTGAAGAAGCTAAGTAATACCCCTGTTACATTAAAAAAAGCATGATACCATGATTACatatttaagataaaataagaaCAACATATTGATTGAAAATCAACTGCATCATATCTTCGTGGATGCAGATGTTACCTGTAGCCGGATGGTCAGATAGACCATTGGAATAGAAACAAATAAGACTTGCCAGGTAACAACAGCCAAGACCACAAGATTGCTGTATACATTCATGGCAGCACTGATGCTAAAGATCAAACTGAATGGAACATCAAGGTCAACTATACTCAGATCAGAAGAAACCTGTTTCAGAGTGATAAAAAGTAAGAATCGGTCTTGCGATGGCAGATACTTCCCGAGGACTCACTGAAAGAAAAATAGCAACTAATTTCTTTGAGGTTACTCACCCTACTCAGTATCCTACCCAAAGGAGTAGAGTCAAAGAATGACATTGGTGCACGGAACAATGAGTTAAGAAGCTGAGTGTACAAAGATTTTGATGATTGGAGTCCCAACACAACCACAAATACAGACCTAGACAGCAAGAAGATGGCAGTGCTACAACCAATTGCTAGGTACACTGAGATTAAATGCAATGTGCTGATGTCAGGATTTTGAACATTGGTGGCCATCCAAGAGTTCTGTGAAATCTGCCCAGCTATGAATATTACATGAGAAAGAGCAGCCAGTGAGGAATACAAGAAGCCCTTATTCTGATTGAGGTATTGCAAATACGGTCTTAAACCTGTATCTcccttctctctctcctctttctTTATTAGTTGGTCCACACCTGCTAATTTCACCTTGTTTTGCTGTCGGTTCTTGTAGGCATTTTTAATCTCTCTGCGGGATGCCTCATTTCTTTTATGGGAGACAGCATCTTCATGTCTTCCAGAACCAGCAGTGTCTTTATGCGCATTGACAAGGTCCTGAAATTCTTTGCTTGTAGTTAAGAGTTCACGATAAGGAGCAGCACGCAGAACTTCCCCACCTGACAATAACTGAAAGCAACAGACTCGTGTAAAATTGCCTTCAGACAACAATATTATTGTCTTGATCTAATTTTGACAACTGAGTGATTTGCagtacaataaaacaaaataaaaggaagaaaaacTTGGCATAGATCAGAGTAAACTTTAAACTGTTCTTTGGAATATAACACATTAGGAAGACCAATCTGGATAAGGATGGCATTTCATGGGTTTCATGGTAACTATCTTGAAGGGGGCATTTGGTtctaataaaacaaatttaagacAAGTCCTAGCTAACAATGTCATTAAAGGAGTTCAAAACATTAATGgaatataaaaatcaaactattatgAAAGCACACTCAActctagaaaaagaaagataggAAAAAATCATCTATAAAATACCAAAATAGAATTGAAGGCAGGAAGGAAATCCACTTGGTGGGTTACCAACAGGACCGTCTTTGTTGACAAAGCCCCCATGACATATTCCTGCATATAGCCAGCCATATTcttaaaagcaattaaaaataatcatattttggTTGCATCTCAAAGTAAGCATTACATTGTACAGGCTAGTGGCTGTATGGGCATCAACAGCACTGAAAGGATCATCCAGCAGATATATATCTGCATCTTTATAGAGAGCACGAGCTAATTGAATGCGCTGCTTTTGGCCACCACTGAGATTCACCCCTCTTTCTCCAATTTCAGTAAGATCGCCAAAGGGTAACATCTCAAGATCTTTAACCAACGAACACTTTTCTAGTGTTTCCTGATATCTTTGTCTATCCATGGTGGATCCAAAAAGAATGTTCTCTTGAACAGTTCCTGTCTGAATCCAAGCTGTTTGAGAAACATATGCCACTTTTCCACAAACTTGAAGCTGCAAATTCAGAGAAGAATGGCAAGCAAATCATTAAGAATTACACATATCACACAGTAAACAGAAGTAGATGACCCACAGAAAGAATTCACAAGAGTCAAATATAAGAGAAGATGGGATTCAAGAGGTTTAGAGTGGTTTTAGTTTAAACATAACAAGTTATAGCATTCTTTGGTTTTAGAAGCACTGGACCATATCCAAACTTTTAGTGAGAACACTTGTGCAAATGCATAATGAGATGTTCAAGCAAGAATACAAGTGCGCACcatgagtaataaaattttactaAGAGTGACTTTGAGGGATGTAAACTTCACAGCATTTGAACTATAACCAATAAATATTAGTTCAGGTTGTGCTTGCAAGCAAATTATAAACATCAAATAGGTAAGACACAACTCTTTACTAACATGAGGATAAGAAACGGAATAGCTCCTGCTATTATCTCAGTATTTATTTGCAGCAATCAATTATATTGAGTCAAAATAAAAACCTGTtaatatcaatcaaaacaaattttTGTGGCAATAAAGAtaagttgttatatatattgtgCATGAAGCAATTTGCAACACATACTGGCACAGTATAGAGTATGATTGTCTGGtaatagaaaaaataagaaaaaaatggatggaCACTTCACATTCAATCAAGGATATGCTTTTCTACATTCTCCTAACAGAAAAGGTAGCAAAATACTTACCATGCCTTCTGTATATGGAATCTCCCCCAGAATTGCAGCCAAAAGAGTTGATTTTCCTGACCCAACCTCACCACAAATTGCTAACTTCTCCGCATGTTTAACATGTAGGTTTATGTTCCTCAAAGTGGGCTTTGATGGATTTCCCTCCCAGGAGAAATTAGCTGACTTTATAATAATTGGGTGCTTTAAGTCTAACCTCCTCCTAGAATGCCCATTTTGCAACTCAGCTGCATCAAGAAATTTGGCAATTCGTGCAAATGCAACTTTTGCCTGAATTACAGCACCAATAACATCAGGTATTGATCTGACAGGGTCTTGAACAAGTCTTAATGTTGCCACAAAAGTGAAGACATTGCTAGGATAAAGAGGGATATCAACAAGGTAGCATGTCAAGAAAGTAGCAGCAGAGACAAATACTGGAGAGGACCAAAAGAGGAAACTATTGTATGCTCTCTGCAGCTGAAAAGCTGACAGCCACTTACATTCCACCATCCGCATCTTTTCTATCACCTTCCTGAAGTGTATTTCCCAAGCATAAAGTTTCAGCACTTTCATATTAATGAGAGCCTCTGACATAGCCTTAAGCCTCACATCCTGAGCTTCCATAAGCCTTGTCTGAAACTTGTGCTGTAGCTTGGCCACAGGAACATTGCAAAGCACAGTCAGTACAATGACAACCATAGCTGAGATTGTGGCCAGACCCACAGCATGGTAAAGAATCACCAGAGCAATGCCAAGTTGTAGACTTGTTGTCCACATCTGATGAAACCAGACTGGGAATTCTCCTATCCTATAAGCATCCACAGTCACGTAGTTCATGATCTCCCCAGATGAATGGATCAGTTTGGCTGAATTTGAAAGCCTCAATTGCTTCTGATAAACAGCTGCTGACAACAAAGACCTCACTCTCAGCCCCAACAGTCGAGTGCGGAAATACCACTGCCTCTGGGATAAAGATTCCAAACATTTCACCAAGAACATCCCCAAGGCCAGAACATAACCTTCATTCTTAAAAGTTCCCTTGCCCACTGACACTTTGATGAAAGCATTGAGAAGCATAGGACCAGCTGACAAAGTTAGCACCCTAAGCATTGCAAAAAACCCAGAGACTAAAATATCAGCTTGATGGCAATAGACTATTGCCCATAAAAAAGACGGTGAATCAATTTGATTATCCACCTTTTGTCTGTTCAGTTGttcaagaaacaaagaataacGGCTCTCTGCTCGATCAACCTGTCCCATCTGAGGAACATCTTTCTCTTCCAAGGGCTTGACATAACCTTTCTTCATCAATGGATTTAACCACCAAAATGTCATTTTGCTAAGGAATCCAGCATTTGCAAAAGGGGTCACATGATCGTTAGAATCAAATGAATCAGCAACAAATTCACCAG
This window harbors:
- the LOC120258328 gene encoding ABC transporter C family member 10-like, translating into MALAWKESPSNDTFITSREELAFLVHSLTVPSCPFPPPFPPYGPIRSYSIPFSLCQQLLASFTPFVSLSFSGFECVADLPCIATPRIFITRSFLKSTFRSNGCRLTRSNGFLWWINLLLLWWRYLWPWRIPLSTRMISLHSIFGLSSSLHISSMVFNFCMGVAYLSLGVWMLEEKLKNGTGFFPLHWWLVVLSQGFIWLLMSLVASIRSKQLGEVFIRIWIGFAGVFAGFLCTSSILGILVEKKTSIRIVLDVLSLPGAILLLLCALKGTKDAEDCRGINSSLYTLLTGEFVADSFDSNDHVTPFANAGFLSKMTFWWLNPLMKKGYVKPLEEKDVPQMGQVDRAESRYSLFLEQLNRQKVDNQIDSPSFLWAIVYCHQADILVSGFFAMLRVLTLSAGPMLLNAFIKVSVGKGTFKNEGYVLALGMFLVKCLESLSQRQWYFRTRLLGLRVRSLLSAAVYQKQLRLSNSAKLIHSSGEIMNYVTVDAYRIGEFPVWFHQMWTTSLQLGIALVILYHAVGLATISAMVVIVLTVLCNVPVAKLQHKFQTRLMEAQDVRLKAMSEALINMKVLKLYAWEIHFRKVIEKMRMVECKWLSAFQLQRAYNSFLFWSSPVFVSAATFLTCYLVDIPLYPSNVFTFVATLRLVQDPVRSIPDVIGAVIQAKVAFARIAKFLDAAELQNGHSRRRLDLKHPIIIKSANFSWEGNPSKPTLRNINLHVKHAEKLAICGEVGSGKSTLLAAILGEIPYTEGMLQVCGKVAYVSQTAWIQTGTVQENILFGSTMDRQRYQETLEKCSLVKDLEMLPFGDLTEIGERGVNLSGGQKQRIQLARALYKDADIYLLDDPFSAVDAHTATSLYNEYVMGALSTKTVLLVTHQVDFLPAFNSILLLSGGEVLRAAPYRELLTTSKEFQDLVNAHKDTAGSGRHEDAVSHKRNEASRREIKNAYKNRQQNKVKLAGVDQLIKKEEREKGDTGLRPYLQYLNQNKGFLYSSLAALSHVIFIAGQISQNSWMATNVQNPDISTLHLISVYLAIGCSTAIFLLSRSVFVVVLGLQSSKSLYTQLLNSLFRAPMSFFDSTPLGRILSRVSSDLSIVDLDVPFSLIFSISAAMNVYSNLVVLAVVTWQVLFVSIPMVYLTIRLQGYYLASSKELMRINGTTKSLVANHLAETVSGAITIRAFEVEDRFFAKNLELIDKNASPFFHNFAASEWLIQRLETMGAAVLSTSALVMALLPPGTLNSGFVGMALSYGFSLNMSLVFSSQNQCTLANYIISVERLNQYMHISSESPEVIEANRPPPTWPAIGKVELLDLKIQYRPDTPLVLQGINCTFEGGHKIGIVGRTGSGKTTLISALFRLVEPVGGRIIIDDIDIAIIGLHDLRSRFGIIPQDPTLFNGSIRFNLDPLGQHTDRQIWEVLEKCQLKEAVQDKEEGLDSLVVEDGSNWSMGQRQLFCLGRALLRKSRILVLDEATASIDNATDAILQKTIRTEFADCTVITVAHRIPTVMDCTRVLAIADGKTIEYDEPMKLMKTDGSLFAELVKEYWSHTANDDFLSY